The following proteins are co-located in the Microbacterium sp. Clip185 genome:
- a CDS encoding MFS transporter, whose translation MHVSDRVSSVLWRFAPMIYGPTILFALGEGAVIPLIPILAAERGADVAEAAFIASFLVVGQLCGNIPAGWSVARLGERLTMAIGGVLAIAGSVTMLLSPNAAVLAVAVFVIGFCAAAFGLARHSFMTTRVPLAFRARALSLLGGSFRFGTFVGPFIAAGLLVAVGNELSAVWFFIVCLVATVLLVLLGPDPEKTPDAPDRAATPEDDSGEPVTGSIPAAERVGVFRTMWQHRRVLSRLGVAAASLSAVRSARQVVLPLWGLSLGLDAPTIALVVGVSGAIDFALFYASGQVMDRFGRLWAALPAMILMGTGFLALSLTHDLTSANMWFAMFAAVLGVGNGLSSGILLTLGADVAPKTEPAAFLGSWRTLTDAGGAVAPLLLTALTAAASLSVATGAMGVVGLLGAAAFIRWVPRFVPRRREES comes from the coding sequence ATGCACGTGTCCGACCGCGTCAGCTCTGTGCTCTGGCGGTTCGCGCCGATGATCTACGGCCCCACGATCCTCTTCGCCCTCGGCGAGGGGGCGGTGATCCCCCTCATCCCGATCCTTGCGGCGGAGCGCGGAGCGGATGTGGCTGAGGCCGCGTTCATCGCTTCCTTCCTCGTCGTGGGCCAGCTCTGCGGCAACATACCGGCCGGATGGTCGGTGGCGCGGCTCGGCGAGCGCCTCACGATGGCGATCGGCGGCGTGCTGGCGATCGCGGGCTCCGTCACGATGCTGCTCTCCCCCAATGCGGCCGTCCTCGCCGTGGCGGTGTTCGTGATCGGGTTCTGCGCGGCGGCGTTCGGCCTCGCCCGCCATTCCTTCATGACGACGCGGGTTCCGCTCGCCTTCCGGGCGCGGGCGCTGTCGCTCCTCGGCGGCTCGTTCCGCTTCGGCACGTTCGTGGGGCCCTTCATCGCGGCGGGACTCCTCGTCGCGGTGGGCAACGAGCTGTCGGCGGTGTGGTTCTTCATCGTCTGCCTCGTCGCCACCGTGCTGCTGGTGCTGCTCGGCCCCGATCCCGAGAAGACTCCGGACGCCCCCGACCGCGCGGCGACCCCCGAGGACGACAGCGGAGAACCGGTCACCGGCTCGATCCCCGCGGCAGAACGCGTCGGGGTGTTCCGCACGATGTGGCAGCACCGGCGGGTGCTCTCGCGCCTCGGGGTGGCCGCCGCATCCCTGTCGGCCGTCCGGTCGGCGCGTCAGGTCGTGCTGCCATTGTGGGGTCTCTCCCTCGGGCTCGACGCCCCGACGATCGCCCTTGTCGTCGGTGTCTCCGGGGCCATCGACTTCGCCCTGTTCTATGCGAGCGGCCAGGTGATGGATCGCTTCGGCAGGCTCTGGGCCGCCCTGCCCGCCATGATCCTCATGGGCACCGGCTTCCTCGCCCTGTCGCTCACGCACGATCTCACCTCAGCGAACATGTGGTTCGCGATGTTCGCGGCGGTGCTCGGCGTGGGCAACGGCCTCTCCAGCGGCATCCTGCTCACCCTCGGCGCGGACGTGGCGCCCAAGACCGAGCCGGCCGCGTTCCTCGGCTCGTGGCGCACCCTGACGGATGCCGGCGGCGCCGTCGCTCCGCTCCTGCTCACCGCTCTCACCGCCGCCGCGTCGCTGTCGGTGGCGACCGGTGCGATGGGCGTGGTGGGATTGCTGGGCGCGGCGGCGTTCATCCGGTGGGTGCCGCGCTTCGTGCCGCGACGACGCGAGGAGAGCTGA